One region of Niallia sp. Man26 genomic DNA includes:
- a CDS encoding PfkB family carbohydrate kinase, translating to MLKVIGIGDNVVDKYEHTQTMYPGGNALNFAVYAQRFGAAAAFLGAFGTDKEADHVQASIKEIGLDVSRSKVYEGENGCARVTLVDGDRVFIGSNRCGVLREYGLNLTDEDYRYISTFDLVHTGLYGFAEKELSKIKALGVPIGFDFSSDFTKEQVNQIAPQIDFAYYSCSHMKLDHILNLMTKTIDLGCELVLCTLGEKGALLFDGARFYMQEPKLVKAVDTMGAGDSFITSFIIHYLNGKGQEGRDAAIKKSLHTAADFASNQCLVDGSFGYGKVYETV from the coding sequence GTCGATAAATATGAACATACTCAAACGATGTATCCCGGGGGCAACGCGCTCAACTTTGCCGTATATGCACAGCGGTTTGGCGCAGCAGCAGCCTTCTTAGGAGCTTTTGGAACAGATAAAGAAGCAGACCATGTTCAAGCAAGCATTAAGGAAATTGGATTAGATGTTTCCCGAAGCAAAGTGTATGAAGGGGAAAATGGCTGTGCCAGAGTAACGCTAGTGGATGGAGACAGGGTGTTTATTGGCAGCAATCGCTGCGGCGTTCTCCGGGAATACGGCTTGAACCTGACAGACGAAGATTATCGTTATATAAGCACATTTGATTTAGTGCATACAGGGCTTTACGGTTTCGCAGAAAAGGAATTATCGAAAATAAAAGCACTGGGAGTGCCAATCGGCTTTGATTTTTCGTCTGATTTCACCAAAGAACAGGTCAATCAGATTGCACCCCAAATAGATTTTGCCTATTATTCCTGCAGTCATATGAAATTAGACCATATTTTAAACTTAATGACCAAAACAATCGATTTAGGATGCGAGCTTGTATTATGCACACTGGGTGAAAAGGGAGCTTTGCTTTTTGATGGAGCAAGATTTTATATGCAGGAGCCAAAGCTTGTAAAAGCTGTCGATACGATGGGGGCAGGAGATTCATTTATCACCTCCTTCATTATCCATTATTTAAATGGAAAAGGGCAGGAAGGCAGGGATGCTGCGATTAAGAAAAGCTTGCATACAGCCGCTGATTTCGCTTCAAACCAATGCTTAGTAGACGGCTCCTTCGGATACGGCAAGGTATATGAAACGGTATAA
- a CDS encoding GntR family transcriptional regulator: MLNSDSSIPLYLQLKQAITENINRGVYLQGEKLPTETELCEAYNVSRITVRKAVLDLVEEGLLVRQQGKGTFVKRPKLKRELVSVNGYSEYMVSSGNTPHYKLLSYTIKEASKDISEKLNIPIGCNVLELRRILYRDKEPLSYEISTYSLDLFPDLDQHISEDVSMHGILRDKYDVAPARNNKILNVVFASFEEAEALSCGISDPLYELEKIAYNDEQVAIYMSILYYHTNHVSFTISSPFDQQ; this comes from the coding sequence ATGCTAAACAGCGACAGTTCTATCCCGCTCTATTTACAGTTGAAGCAGGCCATAACGGAGAACATTAATCGCGGGGTATATTTGCAAGGTGAAAAGTTGCCGACAGAAACGGAGCTTTGTGAGGCTTATAATGTCAGCAGAATTACTGTCCGTAAAGCAGTGCTGGATTTGGTTGAGGAAGGTCTGCTTGTGAGGCAGCAAGGCAAGGGGACTTTTGTGAAGCGGCCAAAGCTGAAGAGAGAGCTTGTTTCTGTGAATGGCTATTCAGAATATATGGTGTCATCGGGAAATACACCGCATTACAAGCTGCTTTCTTATACGATTAAAGAGGCATCAAAAGATATTTCTGAGAAGCTGAATATTCCAATCGGCTGTAATGTGCTGGAGCTGAGAAGAATTCTGTACCGTGATAAGGAACCTCTGTCTTATGAAATTTCGACTTATTCTCTCGATCTGTTTCCTGATTTGGATCAGCATATTTCAGAGGATGTTTCCATGCACGGCATTTTAAGGGATAAATATGATGTTGCTCCTGCCCGTAACAATAAGATTCTGAATGTAGTCTTTGCGAGTTTTGAAGAAGCTGAGGCTTTAAGCTGCGGTATAAGTGATCCTTTATATGAACTAGAGAAGATTGCGTATAATGATGAACAGGTGGCTATTTATATGTCTATTCTTTACTATCACACAAATCATGTCAGCTTTACGATTTCAAGCCCCTTTGACCAACAATAG
- a CDS encoding SIS domain-containing protein: MELNRIISAIKEQQPEIKSVFFVGCGASKAELYPAKYFLEGNARQLRTSLYTANEFNFATPVSVDDTSIVITCSLGGATPETVEATSLAKERGAHVIAVTHVEDSAITSDAEYVVYHGFHESYAAKMEKMTKVLGLATEILNQFEGYEHYEKMLDGFDKIYGLINNAVASVVPQARNFADAYKDDEVIYVMSSGATHEVAYSFSICLLMEMQWINSGTFHDGEFFHGPFEVVDKDVPFLLLMNDGRTRSMDARALEFLQRFDAKTTVVDAKDFGLGSAISSEVVDYFNPMLISGVIRVYAEQLAIVRNHPLTKRRYMWKLEY, from the coding sequence ATGGAATTGAATAGAATTATCTCAGCTATTAAGGAACAACAACCCGAAATTAAAAGTGTATTCTTCGTTGGGTGCGGTGCATCCAAAGCGGAGCTGTATCCGGCCAAATACTTTTTAGAAGGAAATGCAAGACAGCTTAGAACAAGTCTTTATACTGCGAATGAATTTAACTTTGCTACACCTGTTTCGGTTGATGACACAAGCATTGTTATCACATGCTCACTAGGAGGAGCTACTCCGGAAACAGTCGAAGCAACTTCTCTTGCTAAGGAAAGAGGAGCACATGTCATTGCCGTTACACATGTGGAAGATTCAGCTATTACATCAGATGCTGAATATGTTGTGTACCATGGCTTTCATGAGAGCTATGCAGCTAAAATGGAGAAAATGACAAAAGTATTAGGTTTGGCAACAGAAATATTGAATCAATTTGAAGGATATGAGCATTACGAAAAAATGCTCGATGGCTTTGATAAAATTTATGGCTTGATAAACAATGCAGTAGCTTCTGTTGTTCCACAAGCTAGAAATTTTGCTGATGCGTATAAGGATGATGAAGTCATCTATGTAATGAGCAGCGGTGCCACACATGAGGTAGCTTATTCCTTCTCGATTTGCTTGCTGATGGAAATGCAATGGATTAATTCAGGCACATTCCATGACGGAGAGTTCTTCCACGGCCCATTCGAAGTGGTGGATAAAGACGTGCCATTCCTTTTGCTGATGAATGACGGCAGAACAAGAAGCATGGATGCGAGAGCATTAGAATTCCTCCAGCGCTTTGATGCAAAAACAACGGTTGTGGATGCGAAAGACTTTGGCCTTGGCTCCGCAATTTCAAGCGAAGTAGTCGACTACTTTAATCCAATGTTGATTTCTGGAGTCATCCGAGTTTATGCAGAGCAGCTGGCAATCGTCCGCAATCATCCTCTTACAAAAAGAAGATATATGTGGAAATTGGAATATTAA
- a CDS encoding ZIP family metal transporter, with protein MWSAAMWGGISGSAVLLGALAALLLPIKKRIIGFIMAFGTGVLIGASTYELLGDAVESGGLLPTGIGFLAGAVVFFVLDLLVSRNGAKDRKRSSGDKEGNQSGLAIFIGTVMDAIPESIMIGASLIGQNSVSALLVIAIFISNIPEGLSSTTGLLKSNYSKKKILVLWISVLVISTASSFCGYVFLDHASEELMAGIGAFAGGGIIAMVGSTMMPEAYEEGGSVTGLITALGLLTSLILDYFS; from the coding sequence ATGTGGTCTGCAGCGATGTGGGGTGGTATTTCTGGCTCGGCTGTTTTATTAGGTGCTTTAGCTGCACTATTACTGCCGATTAAAAAGAGGATAATAGGCTTTATAATGGCATTCGGTACAGGAGTGTTAATTGGTGCTTCTACATATGAGCTCCTTGGTGATGCGGTGGAAAGCGGAGGTTTGCTGCCGACAGGTATAGGATTTTTGGCTGGGGCAGTTGTCTTTTTTGTATTGGATTTGCTTGTATCGCGAAATGGTGCGAAGGACAGGAAAAGGTCTTCTGGTGACAAAGAGGGCAATCAATCAGGGCTGGCGATTTTTATTGGGACAGTTATGGATGCGATTCCTGAGTCGATTATGATTGGGGCCAGTTTAATAGGACAAAACAGTGTGAGTGCTTTGCTTGTGATCGCCATCTTTATCAGCAATATTCCAGAAGGACTTTCTAGTACAACTGGGCTGCTGAAAAGCAACTATTCTAAAAAGAAGATTCTCGTACTGTGGATCAGTGTGCTAGTAATCTCAACAGCGAGCTCCTTCTGCGGCTATGTTTTCCTTGATCATGCTTCAGAAGAATTAATGGCTGGAATAGGTGCGTTTGCCGGCGGGGGAATTATTGCCATGGTAGGCTCGACGATGATGCCAGAAGCATATGAAGAAGGTGGATCTGTTACAGGATTAATTACTGCCTTAGGGCTGCTGACTTCTCTCATTCTTGATTATTTTTCATGA
- a CDS encoding sugar phosphate isomerase/epimerase family protein, with the protein MSFIRRDQVAGMNIHYMRYSLDSFLDAQVAAGIQSIEFWTGVPHYYLDPTVYSDCKVLKKKLVERGLQLVCFTPENCMYQYQFAATKPEIFEKSFEYFSNGIKAAAELGCEIMQCNSGWGYLDEDREEAWKRSSEMLSRLTATAEREGITLALESLRPEESNLVITVNDAKRMFDEINHPHMKILVDTTAMGVAGETLQDWFDVFGANIIHTHFVDGNPYGHLIWGDGHHNLGEFLATLKQNGYTGYLGQEITDSRYFTNPGEHDKRNMKAFEPYFSN; encoded by the coding sequence ATGTCTTTTATAAGAAGAGACCAAGTAGCAGGTATGAATATTCATTATATGCGTTACTCGCTCGACTCCTTTTTGGATGCACAAGTTGCAGCAGGAATCCAATCTATCGAATTCTGGACGGGAGTTCCCCATTATTATTTAGATCCGACGGTCTATTCTGACTGCAAGGTTCTTAAGAAAAAGCTAGTAGAAAGAGGCTTGCAGCTCGTCTGTTTCACTCCGGAAAACTGTATGTACCAATACCAGTTCGCGGCAACAAAGCCGGAAATCTTTGAAAAAAGCTTTGAATATTTCTCTAATGGCATTAAAGCAGCTGCTGAGCTGGGCTGTGAAATCATGCAGTGCAATTCAGGCTGGGGCTATCTTGATGAAGATCGAGAGGAAGCGTGGAAGCGATCCAGTGAAATGCTGTCCAGACTCACTGCAACGGCTGAAAGGGAAGGTATCACTTTGGCGCTCGAAAGCTTGCGGCCAGAAGAATCCAATCTTGTTATTACGGTGAATGATGCGAAAAGAATGTTTGATGAAATTAATCATCCACATATGAAGATTCTGGTAGACACAACTGCAATGGGTGTTGCAGGGGAAACATTGCAAGACTGGTTCGATGTCTTTGGGGCGAACATCATCCATACTCATTTTGTTGACGGCAATCCTTATGGCCATTTGATTTGGGGAGATGGTCATCATAACCTCGGCGAATTTCTGGCCACGCTGAAGCAAAACGGCTATACAGGCTATTTAGGCCAAGAAATTACTGACTCCAGATATTTCACAAATCCTGGTGAACATGACAAGCGCAATATGAAGGCATTTGAACCTTATTTCAGCAATTGA
- a CDS encoding NAD(P)-dependent oxidoreductase gives MQLGWIGLGNMGVPISLNLLKAGYSVTVFNRTASKASELIEAGAIQAQSLEELVQSSDVIFTMVSDDEAVKDLYFSKGLLDSAKKGQVFIDMSTVAPSTSQQVYAAAKEKGIGFVDAPVSGSVAPAKEGKLLVLAGGEEETFNSVKELFEPMCKMSIYLGESGSGSNAKLAINLLLGITVQGIAESVLFAEKQGIQIEDMLTIINESAVGTAISKMKTPAILKDEYPAAFALKHMAKDLRLAKETGELNAIGNSAYHTYKDALDGELGEMDVMAVIKELRSKK, from the coding sequence ATGCAGTTAGGATGGATCGGTTTAGGAAATATGGGTGTGCCAATCTCCTTAAATCTGTTGAAGGCAGGTTACAGTGTGACAGTTTTTAACAGAACAGCATCAAAGGCAAGTGAGCTGATTGAAGCTGGAGCAATACAAGCACAATCCCTTGAAGAGCTTGTGCAAAGCAGTGATGTTATTTTCACGATGGTTTCTGATGATGAAGCAGTTAAGGATTTATATTTTTCAAAAGGACTGCTGGATTCAGCAAAGAAGGGACAGGTTTTCATTGATATGAGCACGGTCGCACCATCTACGTCGCAGCAGGTCTATGCAGCGGCGAAGGAGAAGGGAATCGGCTTTGTAGATGCTCCTGTGTCTGGAAGTGTTGCTCCTGCAAAGGAAGGCAAATTGCTTGTGCTTGCAGGTGGCGAAGAGGAAACTTTTAACTCGGTGAAGGAATTGTTTGAGCCGATGTGCAAAATGTCCATTTACTTAGGAGAAAGCGGATCTGGCAGCAATGCGAAGCTTGCAATCAACCTGCTTCTTGGCATTACTGTGCAAGGAATTGCTGAATCTGTACTGTTTGCCGAAAAACAAGGAATTCAAATAGAAGACATGCTCACAATCATTAATGAGAGTGCAGTAGGAACGGCGATTTCTAAAATGAAAACACCAGCCATTCTAAAGGATGAGTATCCGGCTGCCTTTGCATTGAAGCATATGGCAAAGGATTTGCGTCTTGCTAAGGAAACAGGAGAATTAAATGCGATTGGAAATTCTGCCTATCATACATACAAGGATGCCCTTGATGGCGAGCTTGGAGAGATGGATGTTATGGCAGTGATTAAAGAGCTCCGCAGTAAAAAGTAA